The window AAAATCAATGATGAATAGTATTTCTTTCTCTTTTCCCGTTTACACCCATCCGTACCCCGATCACCACCACTCCCGCGAGGATTAATCCCGCCCCGCTCCATTGCAGGGCGCTCAGGCGCTCCGAGAAGAACAGCACCCCGCCGATCAGCGGGATGAGCGCCTTAAACCCGGTGAAGTACGGGAGAATCTTCAGGATGGGGTTTTCACGGTACGCGAACTGGAGGGTGAGGAACGACAGCAGGAAGAAACCCAGCCATACTATCGTATAGATTACGCCTTGTCCGCCGCCCGCCGAGAATTCCGACGCGCCCGCGCGCTGGAACAGCGCCGAGAACCCCGTGAAGGTGCCCGCGAGGAACCCGAGCGCCATCCCCGCTGGTTTCTTCATAACAATAGTCGCCGCGAGCAGTACGCCGATAACCCCGGTCATTATCCCAGCCCCTATCCAGAGATGGGCTATCTCTACGGCGGGCTGCCCGATCACCGGCATCGGGGCGAGCGGAAAGACGACCACTCCGAGCATGATGAGCGCAATCCCCGCCGCTTCCCAACGGTCGATACGTTCGCCGAGTATGAGCCGCGAGAACAGGATCAGCGACGCGAGCCCGGTACCGTTCATAGCCCCCGCAATGGACGCCGACCCTATGGAAATCGCCCAATAGAGGATGGCCAGCCCGATATTCGATCCGGCAATCCCCGCGATCCATAGCCCGATATGCCGGGCCTTCCGCGCGCCCCCCTCATGTATATCGAAGCCCTGCACCTGCGATTTCTGGATAACCTGCCCCAGAGATATCAGCGAGTTCCCCGCAAACCCGAGGAATACCGCCGCTAGAATCTGTTCCATCCGTCTCTCCGTTTCATTGTAAAAACAGCGGAATTATGATAAACTAGATTCCGAAAAAAAGAAAGAAGAGGCGTATATGTCGATTTTAGTTGCCGGGGGATGCGGGTATATCGGTTCGCATGTGTGCAAGATGCTGAGCCGCCGGGGATACGATGTGATAGTGGCGGATAACCTTTCGCACGGCTACGAGGACTACGCCAAATGGGGAAAGCTCGTCCGGGCGGATATCGGCGACCGCGCGGCGCTCGACGCCATCTTCGCAGGGCACAAGATCGACGCGGTGATGCACTTCTGCGCGTATATCGAGGTCGGCGAATCGGTGCAGGAACCCGCCAAGTATTACCATAATAATGTCGCGAACACCCTCGTGCTTCTGGACGCGATGCTCGCCGCCGGGGTGAAGAACTTTATCTTCTCGTCGACCGCCGCCGTCTACGGATCACCGTCGCGCGTGCCGATCGAGGAGGACGACCCTAAAGTCCCGATCAACCCCTACGGCCGGACGAAGCTGATGGTCGAACGGATACTCGCCGATTATGACATGCCCTACGGCCTCCGCAGTATCGCGTTCCGCTACTTCAACGCCGCCGGGGCCGACCCCGACACCGAGATCGGCGAGGCGCATGTCCCGGAGACGCACCTGATCCCGCTCGTTCTGGACGCCGCCCTCGGGGTGCGCGATTCGATAAAAATATACGGCTCCGATTATAAAACCCCCGACGGCACCTGTCTGCGCGACTATGTGCATGTCAACGACCTCGCGGACGCGCATATCCGGGGGCTGGAGTATCTCCTCGGCGGCGGCGGGTCGAACGCTTTCAACCTCG of the Brevinematales bacterium genome contains:
- a CDS encoding DMT family transporter — protein: MEQILAAVFLGFAGNSLISLGQVIQKSQVQGFDIHEGGARKARHIGLWIAGIAGSNIGLAILYWAISIGSASIAGAMNGTGLASLILFSRLILGERIDRWEAAGIALIMLGVVVFPLAPMPVIGQPAVEIAHLWIGAGIMTGVIGVLLAATIVMKKPAGMALGFLAGTFTGFSALFQRAGASEFSAGGGQGVIYTIVWLGFFLLSFLTLQFAYRENPILKILPYFTGFKALIPLIGGVLFFSERLSALQWSGAGLILAGVVVIGVRMGVNGKRERNTIHH
- the galE gene encoding UDP-glucose 4-epimerase GalE is translated as MSILVAGGCGYIGSHVCKMLSRRGYDVIVADNLSHGYEDYAKWGKLVRADIGDRAALDAIFAGHKIDAVMHFCAYIEVGESVQEPAKYYHNNVANTLVLLDAMLAAGVKNFIFSSTAAVYGSPSRVPIEEDDPKVPINPYGRTKLMVERILADYDMPYGLRSIAFRYFNAAGADPDTEIGEAHVPETHLIPLVLDAALGVRDSIKIYGSDYKTPDGTCLRDYVHVNDLADAHIRGLEYLLGGGGSNAFNLGSGSGYSVREIIDTVKKVTGKDFRVEEGSRRAGDPDVLVAKSDKARETLGWKPSIGLEEIVSTAWKWHRKLRSGK